Part of the Triticum urartu cultivar G1812 chromosome 2, Tu2.1, whole genome shotgun sequence genome, tctgtgaatcacgaggactcagcaatctcacaccctcgcgatcaagactatttaagcttaaggtaggaaaagggtagtgaggtggagctgcagcaagcactagcatataaggtggctaacttacgcaaaagagagcgaaaagagaagcaaagcacggtcgagaagctaaaagtgatcgagaagtgatcctgaagctacttatgttcaagcataacacaagaccgtgttcccatcccggactccaccgaaaagagaccatcacggctacacaagcggttgattcattttaattaagtttagtttcAAGTTCGCTaaaaccgaacattaacaaattcccatatgtccataaccgcgggcacggctttcgaaagttcaaaaccgtgcaggggtgtcccaacttagcccatcacaagctctcacggacaacgaaggatattccttctagcgggaggCCCCGATCAGTCtgggaatcccggttacaagacatttcgataatggtaaaacaagaccagcaaagccacccgatgtgccgacaaatcccgataggagtcgcacgtatcttgTTGTCAGGGCAACaacggatgagactagctacgagtaaaaccaaccctcaagtttccctgaggtggccccacAGGTAGCTCGGTTTGGACCAACCCTCAGAGGAGCaatggcccggggggggggggtttaaaataaagatgacccttgagtctgctgaacccaagggaaggtatatggtggtaggtaagCAAACGGTAAatccaaggttgggccttgttggaggagttttattcaaagagaactatcaaggggttcccataacacccaaccgcgtaaggaatgcaaaatcaaggaacataacaccggtatgacggaaactagggcggcaagagtggaacaaaacaccaggcataaggccgagccttccaccctttaccaagtatatagatgcattaaagtaaataagagataataatgatatcccaacaatatccatgttccaacctggaacaaacttcatctccACCTTCAACTAGCAACTAGGGCTGGACGAAAAGCTCGTTACTCGTGAGTTTGACGAGCACTCGGAAGCTCGACTCGTTAAGGCTCATGCTCGTTAGTTAATGAGCTGAGCTGAACAACAACTTTAGCTCGTTAATACAAACGAGCTTAACGAGCTAGCTCGCGAGTATCACGAGTAGCTCATTTGGCTCGTTAATTTGTAGATCACTAATTTTTAGTTTTATTACTAGATGGAAAATGATTAGTGCTCAGCCCAGCCCACAGGCCACAACCCACCTCCTCGGCTCCAGTCCAGCCGCTGCCCATGTAACTATCTTCTGTTCACATCTGGCCTCATGGAATCTGGTCAGTCGCGGCCTACTTACGAAGATACCAGAGGAGGAGCCGAGGAGACTACATAGTACAAACTAAAGAGAGATGGGGAAAGCAGCAGAGCGGCGGCTAGGTCTAGGTCTTTGACCCCGGCGTTGCGGCGCGGCTCTGCTTCCTTCTCTACTCCGGCGGCCGCCGGTGACGAATTTTGCCCGCCTCCGCCATCTCCATCCGCATCCCCATGGAACGGCGCGAGCGACCACCGGCTGCGGCCGGCACTCCAAGCATGGAGTCTAAGGTCTGAAAGTAGGTGTTGAGGAAGAGGACGTCGGCCTCCGATTCAGCATCACGGGAGTCTCCTTCGACGGCAGCAAAGCCTTCTCATCCTCGGCAACAAGTGCAAGGAGAAAGGCGTCCAAGAGCAATGGAGGCGACATCACCGACATGCTCTGACGTTGATGCCGTCGGTGTTAGATCAGGACCGGTGAGATTGTTTATCTCCCACTCTTATTTTTATTTTCTATTACATTCCAGTTCATATTAGCATATACTTTGAATCTTTGATGCCCTAGTTAGTACTTGTGAATCTGCTGAAATACCAATGTATACTGTTGTTAATTGATTGTAGAAATACAAGTGCAGTTAGGTGAAATACTTTGTCACACACACACTGATACATGCACCAGATTAAGATTAGTCATGCTGAAGTACCTAGTTGAATGTTTGTGGGAATCTTATAATTTCATTCCCTCAATTTTATACATGCTCTAAGTTCTGACTTCTATTTTAGATGGTAAAAATTACTACTTAAATGCAAAACCAGTCTAGTAAGTAAATGTCCTGACTTCTACAGTACTAGTTTAGATGGTTATTAGTATCACCTACTACTTAATGCAACAGGAAGATGTGTTTCTGTTCATTGATACAATTTTGCACAGTGCAATTATTATGTAGTGATACTTACTAATTATTTTGTATGTGTTGATGTTCATTATTTGTATCCCTAATCAAACAATTCTAATTGATAGTATTTTTTAAATATTTGGCTTGTAAAATCTGAATCATGCTATTTCATTCTCCACGGGAAGATGACGGCGATGAAGATGAATGGGTAGAGGTTCATGAAGGGTATGAGGAGGTTGACGAGGCAGAGGCATATGATATGGATGATGATATGTCAGAGCCTTCTCTTGGATCAGGAGATAATCGAAATGACATAGTAGTTGAGGTCAATGGCAAAGAGAGGGCAAATAAAGGAGGGACAAGGAAAAAGGTAGGAGTTGATGGTACTAAGGTGAAGGTGAAGAAAATGAGATGTAAACGTGCAGAATGTTGGCAACATTTCAAGGAGGTCAAGGCTGTAAGTAAGAGGACGCCAGGGGCGGTTGTCACGAACGCAAAGTGTTTGCATTGTGCTAAATTGTTTGCTTATACTCCTGGGGGTCAACTAATAGCCTCAATATTCATAAAGATGTTTGTTCAGTCTATCTAAACAAGAGGGGAAAACAGCTAAATCAAGGTACAATCAACTTCGATCCTGAAAGGCCAGGTGCATCTCTCATAGTAAACCATGAATACAATTATGCAGAAGCCGTTAAGATCATAGCAAAGATGATAATTGTGCATGATTATCCTTTTAGGATGGTAGAGCATGCTTGGTTCAATATCCTCATGAAGTATATGAATGCATCCTACAAGTTCATTGCTCGGAAGAAAATTAGAGCTAAATGCATGAATGAGTATCTTTACGAGAAAGATATCCTTAAAAAGCAACTAAAGTCTGTTGAAAGCATTAGTTTGACATGTGATCTATGGACTTCAAACCAAACTCTCTCATTCCTAGCTGTGGTCGCTCACTACATAGATGATGATTGGATCATGCAATGTCGTGTTTTAAACTTCATAGAGCTAGATGCACCTCACTCGGGTAGTGTCATAGCTCAAGCAGTTCTTGagtgttgccaagaatggaaaaTAGAAGATAAGATCATGAAAATCACTATGGATAATGCTTCCTCAAATGATAATGCTGCTAAGAGGTTGATGGACAATATCATTTCTCGGAAATCGGCTAAATTTATTCCTAAGTACTTCCATGTTTGCTATTGTGCACACATTGTCAATTTGATAGTGAATGATGGCATTGCTCTGTTGCAAACTTTGATCAATAAGCTTAGGGATACTgtcaagtatttgaaaaaatcTCCAACACGCATGTACAAATTGTTGATGGTTTGCAAGTCTCTGAATATGGAAATTGGGAGAGGTTTATGCCTAGATGTTGCTACTAGATGGAATTCTACATGCAGAATGATAGAGGCTTGCACTGTGTATAGGGCTGCTTTCAAAAAGTATGCAGAGGTAGATGCTACCTACAAATGGCAGACTGGAGATGAAGAGTGGGCATTATATGAGAAGATTCAACCCATCTTGAAATCGTTTGCCGAGGTAACAACTGTATTATCAGGATCTAACTATCCTACTGCCAACATTTTTTCTCCATATATCATGAATGTTAAGATTGCTATCGTAGAGCATTCCATGGGTTCGAATGCAAACATGaaaaagatggagaagcaatGCTTGATAAGTTTGATAAATATTGGGATAGCAATGGTGAAGGTGAGGGAAATGAAAACAGTGGGAAgaacaaaaaaaaggaaaagaacaATGTCATGGTCATTGCCACCATTCTTGATCCTAGGTTTAAGATGAAACTTGTTGATTATTGTTTTAAGAAAATGCATGGTAAAGAGAAGGGCAGTAGTGAGGCCGGGGAAATCAAATCTGAATTCTTTGATCTCTATGCAACTTATGAGATGGAAAATCGCAAGAATGAGGCTGGCAACAATAATGAACAGAGTTCAATATCTAGTGGGCAAACAAGTGCATCTATGTCTTCATTGTCAAGTGGGTTTCAATCCTTGCTAGAGGAGACAAATTCAGAGCCATCTAAATCTGAATTGACTAGTTACCTTGAAGACAAAACACATCCAATTCTGGATCGAAATTTCAGAGTAGTTGACTGGTGGAGGTTCAATGCTCATAGATATCCTATCATGGCAAAGATGGCAAAGAAGTTCTTGACTGTACCAGCAACTAGTGTCTCATCAGAGTCAACATTCTCTACGAGCGGGAGAATTCTCGATGACAATCGTAGCTCTCTCAGCCCAAACATGGTTGTGGCACTTGTGTGTGCTTCTAGCTACATTAAAGGATCAAAAGAACACCAGCTTAAGACTACAATTACAGTGGTAATATTTCTTGTTCTCTACTGTGTATTATCTTCTTGTAACCTTAGACTCTTGCTAAATGTTAATTCAAATTGCATATTTGCACTTACCTTTGTAGGAAGATGGCAATGATGACGATGTCGAGTTCATTCCATTTCCTGAAGATAAGATAGAAAGCAACTAGTAGGCCTCCCATATTATTATTGAGTGTGATTGTATTGCTATAGCATTGTACTATTGTTTATTTGCTTGCATCATAACTAGTGAATTTCTCTATGTCTATGTAGGAAGATGAAATTGATGAATTGATGAGCAACTTATGTGAGGAGCAGGAGCTACTTTGCACTTGCTCAGCTAGAAGCTATCATTCTATTTCGGTCATTGTTAGTTATGTAAGACCTTATGTTGATGAAGTGTCGTGCTGAAGTGTTGAAGTAGTTAATATAGTATGTACTGCTAGTCTGCTGATCGAACTTGATCCAATGTTGAGCACCTAAGCCATGTTCAACTTTGTCTTTTAAAATCCTGGACATGTCTTTGTCACTCTATGTTGCTGTCAAAATGTTATTTAATTGTGTCATTGTGTGTTGCTGGCTTGCTGCTAGCTAATGGTTGCTGCATTATGTGCTACTATTTGGAAAGAATAAATTTGGCAAAGGTTGATGGCTGATGCATGACTACTTTCCTAGATTCTGTCTTGTTTACAAATGTAACGAGCACTCGTAAGCACTCACGAGCTTAACGAGTATTTAACGAACCAGGCCGATCACGAGTTTGAGCTTGTTAAAGTTAATAAGCTTAACGATCACGAGCTTAACGATCGCGAGCTTAATAATCACGAGCTTAACGAGTCGAGTAGCTCGTTAGTCTAGCCctactagcaacgctataagaggggctgagcaaggcggtaacatagacaaacaacggtttgctaggaaaggtgggttagaggcttgacatggcaatatgggaggcatgataaagcaagtggtaggtatcgcggcatagcactagagcgaacaactagtgacggtgtcctggactagggggtactcaccacgtcatcttccgatctgttagattgggacGAGGACCctcatggccgtatactcatgggccagttcggacagctgccgcatacatggaagattccacaagacttggcgatcaagacaaggactcctccccaccggcgtatttgactaggactcttgttatcctaggcctctggtgcattatataaaccgaggccaggctagtcgatagatcatatacaacaaacataccataggctagcttctagggtttagcctctccaatctcgtggtagatcaactctagtactactcatattatcaagaagaatcaagcaggacgtagggtattaccttcatcaagagggcccaaacctgggtaaaacatcgtgtccctgcctcctgttaccattgatcctagacgcacagttggggaccccctacccgagatccgccggttttgacacctacATTCACTACAAGGATCCGGGTCTATTGCAACAAAACCGTTTGTTGCAATACATGTTGTTTCGTGGCGATAAGTACCTATTGCCACGAAACGACATTCGTTGGCAGCCGTTGCGACTGGACACATGGTAATAGGTTATCACCACAAAAAAATAATTGTGGCAACAAAGTGTGCTATTGCAACATCCATGCGGGAAGTTGCCACATGTTTTCCCGTGGCAGCACTCACCTGATGCCTCAATTTGATTTGTGGAGATAGCTTTAATGCAACATGTAATGAATTGTGGAGACTGATATGTCGTAGCGATAGACATTTGTGGCAACAACCTATGCCAACGACGGCCATTTCATGGCGCATTACTCTTTCGTGGCAATAGTCAATTGTGGCAACAAACTATGGCAACAATCCTTGTTTTTGTGGCTTTAGGTATGTTGCCACGACCCACTATAATTGTGGCAATAACCTATGACAACAATTCTTGTTTTCATGGCATTAGGCATATTGCCACGACCCACTGCGCTTGTGGCATTAACTTTTGGCAACAAATATTCCAATCGTCGTAACAGGAAATTGCAACATACTTGTTTTGATGGTGACAATAGCAAGAAATTATTGCGACAATTTAAACTTTCCGTGGCGATGCTCTGTTTCAACAAACTTACTTTGGTGGCGCCAAACTGTtatcgcatcatgaaattttttgTGGCGCCAAACTATTACAACAATATAAAGTGCTCCATTGCAACATCCTAGTGCAACAAAACAGATAGGCGTAGCAACTGAGATATGATGCAACACTATATTTTTAGTGGTGGTAGCATGTGGCAACCAAAAGTGGGTTGTGGTAATAGTCTATTGCAACCGTAAAAAAATACAAGCTTTCAATTACAATATTCAAAACCATACGTATAATATGTAGATTCATACAATTCATAATTCTGATAGAAAATATCCATCAAATAAAACTGAAATGTAATTTAGCCATCCTAATTAACTTCGAAGACTAAACTGCCCGTGATCTAGAGTCCAGTCCAGCTAGTTCTTTGGATCCTGCAACCAAGAAATAAAAAAAGTTCTAGTTAATGAGTCGAACATAACATACGCCATACAATTATGCCAGCTCCATTGTTAAAAACTATTGCTAGACTAACTAGCTAATACTGTGTCAGCAAGCATGTAACTAAGGCATCAGAACAACTATACAAGTGTGAATGGCTAAGGCATAACCACAAGTACATCCACTAAAAGTTTTTTTTTCAGAAAAAAACATTGCTTTTAACTTAACAGTGCTGGGATGAATCACCCAAAGCACGGAGCAGCCACAAGGGCTGGTACATCAGCCTCCCCATTCCAGTTCGGTTCTAACATCCTATCAAGTCTAGCAAGCGCATGAAAAACAGAGTTTGCCGAGCGACAACATACATTTATTTCATAATAAGAAAACCATAATTTGAGCGGGTACTTGGTATCCTCAATAACATCAGCATAGGCCGACGAGTCCACCTTATTGATATTAAGTGCTTCCATCAGGAGTTGCGAGTCCATTTAAAAAATGACCCTCACAACCCCTATATCAGCGGGAAGAGATACTGCATGGGACATTGTAGTGGACTCATCAGCGAAGGCATCACGCGCATGATCATGACATCCTGCTCATGCATACAGAATGGTACCATCATCCAATCATACATCTACTAAAAGCTCCTGCTATTGATTTAAGTTATGACTAGATGTATAGTTTCAGTTAAGTTCATGTCCCTAGCTATCACATATTCGATTTTGTTGAAGTTGTGACTCGATGCAGCAACAACACATGGTAAAAGAGAAGAAGCAGCTAGCTAATTATGAAGACCAATGACATATAAAATGCAGGTGAACATGAAGAGAAAGCAAGGTTGTGACTTACCATTGCTTTAAACATTCGAGATTGCCTTGTTGCAGCTTGTATGAGCGCATTTGAAGAAATAGCAGTCGGCCTTGAACCTGGAGTCTTATTAGGACTAGATGTCTGTGAAAGAATATTTTGCAAGTTTGGATTACTATTTTCTTTGTCAACCCTCTTCGTAGGCACCTGTAAATAGAAGTGCACTTTTAGCAATGCAAGTAAGCAACATAAATCTTACAAGGTCGGAAGCATATGACTGTAATCACCATCACCTATTGGGTTCCCATCTGTTTGCTCAATTCTACAAACTTTGCCATCATGTTTTTTCCAATTCCAGCCTTGATGTTCGCTCCTCTTGCAACAATCTTTCCCTTTCAGCACGCTCTTCTTTTAACCTCTCCTCAAGTTGTTCTCTCTCAGCACGCTCCAAGTTAATCCTCTCTTGTGTGTTAGCACGTTCAGCTTGTAGTTGATCTTCTAAGTCATTGACCTGCTGGCTGAGCTGAGAGTTTCGCTCCTGGGTGGCTGCTGTAGCACGAGCTTGCTCTTCAATCTGGATACGGAACTTTTCAGAACTAGTTGAAGTTTTGGCCATGTATCCGTACCCACGAGGCTGCGATGACTTCCATTCCAGAGTGTCTTTGCAAGCGGTCTGGAAAATATTGTTTTTCTGCTCACTTGAAAGTGGACCTTCAGTTTCAGCTTGTTTGTTTTTAACCTCTTCAAGTGCTTTGTCCTAAAATGAAAGGAACAATTATAGGTGTAGCATCAATATTGACACTATAAAAGATGAAACAAGAATAACACGGTCCAACGCATGAATAATCGCATCTGATGATGAAACATGCCGAATTCACATCATTGACTAACTATAGAATAACCAAAAGTCAGTGTACTCACGTAAACTTTCTAGGAATCTATGTTAGACCATGTTCCATCGTTTGTGTGGGTGAGTTCCCATAGAGCAATACAATCTGGCTCTTCTCCAGTTTCCAAGTTTCTCTGCAAGTAATATAACAATGAGATGCTTGAAACATGACACCATATTTAGCAGCAAGGCATACATATTTAGTTGGACTCATACCTTCTCAAAACTAACTTGCGAGTAAGATTTTGATTCCATTATGTGTTTTGTCTTCTGTTTCTTACGGTTATCGGCGTTCATTTGGCTGCGTTCCTATCAATTCATTGAAACCAGATATAACCAGTGAGACTAGCCATTTGATCTTAACACATAATAGACAAAACCGTGATCTTAGAGATAACCTGAAATTTTGAATCAGTGCCAAAGTACTCAATCATCCATTCCCACTCTTCTAGTTGTAAATCTTCTGGCAGATTAGCCAATCTAGCTGCATCTGTTTTGTATGCCTTGTAAGTGGAGCTTAGAGTTGATCGCCAGCCTCTATATCTCTCTTTCGCAATTTTGAGAACTTTTTCTTCTGTTTCTGGTGTATCTTCTAGGTCCCATCTGTCCTGTAAAGCATACAGCAAATAAATATACATAAGCATTGCATTATCGATGGTAAAATAAGATAACACATGTGAAAAATGTTGTACGCACTATCATATCTGCAACAATGAGTCGATGAATGGTAGGGTGAATGTCCGACCACGTCCTCACTCCAATGAGTGGTAACTTTCTTTTCATTATGACTACCACATCATCCTTGAACGAACGATAGTTCATTCCTACTGTACCACCCAATTTTTCAGAGAATGTAATATTTAGCTTTGCAGATCCATTGGCAAAACGCTTCTTAGATGCTTTAAAACCTTTTAGAACACCTCGCCCTTTCTTCTTCTGTCCACCAGCTTCTACAGCCCAGATCATACAAGAAAAATTGTATTACTCAGCATTAGATTGTAAAAATGATGACATAAATGTAAACGAAAGCAAGTACCATCCTGTAGTAGCGCACGGTTGCGGCGAGCATGGGATGGCCATTCAGCAAGGGAACACATGTCATTAGCAGATACTGGAATGTCAGATTGTTCTGGAGTTCCTGTAAAAGATTTTGTAGTCTTGAAGGTTTAGCTATTTAACCCACACCAAGATTTTATGCATTATAGCAAATGCTAAACAATTTACCAGATTTGGGTTGTCCACGTTGGTTTTTGTATGCCGTTATACTTTCCATCCTTGTTAAGAGAACAGAGCCTTTCTTTACTACACACAAAAACAATCATGGGACTTAGCATTAACAAAGTATTGATATTCTGCACCATTCAGATAGGTGATTATGAAGTAAGGATGTTGTGTACCCGGAGCATCCTCCGTAAAATTCATCATTGTGCCCTTGTGTAGGTAAACCAGACATATGTGAATGGACATGAAAGGCAAAGTATCAGTGATAGGTTCATGAAAATACTACTCTGAATCTATAGGGAAAAAATCCAATGTGACTCGTGTAAGACCAAATATCTATTAAAAATCATCTTATGGTAATCTGAATCAAATGCAATGCAGAGGATGACTAAACCTGGATATGCAGCGGCAAAGCTGCTCATACAACAATCAATTAAGCTGCTtgtattagctagctagctagctttgTACATACAGAGTACGTCTATATCTTTCAGTTAATGGATCTAATGGATCTAATGTTCAAAAACCAATCTAATGCTCACGACCCCCTTTGGCATCCAGGAGGAAACAGAGCGAACCAGGAGCAGAGATGGTGGAGAGGTCTGCAGGCATCTCGGGCACGCTGGGGTCGGGTGAGGCAGTAACCAGCGCCTGGCCACCACGTCACGACACCGGCGTGCACAGCCAAGACGGCTGCGGCCATGAACCGGGCTGGGAGGCCCCCTCGAGCCCCAGTTCAAGGCCGAGGCGAGCTCCATGGCGGCCAGCCTCCAGGCCAAGGTGAGGCGCTGCGCCGACCCTCCAGGCCGCGAGCGCCTCCGCCGAGGCGGCCAAATCGAGGCGCGATGGGAAAATGCCACCGGCGGCGGCATGTCCCCTGCCCTGACTTCTTTTCTACGGCCAAGCGGCGAGCGGAGGAGAGAAGGGGCAGCCCCTCTGAATGGATCAGGATCGAGAGAGCCGCGCACCGAGGAGGAGCTCGTGGGGGTTTGATCCCGGACAGATGCGGGCgcagaggagagggaggagggggagaTTGAGGAGGACTGGATTTTTCAGCGATGGAGGAGATCAGGAGGAGGACTAACCTGACGCCGTGCACCTGATGTGGTTCGTTCTGTTGACGCCGTCATGACGCCGGCAGCACAGATGAACCGAGACGAGAGCTCAGATCCAATCGCCCGTGAAGACGCCGTCGTTTGGTCTAGAATTATATATTCGTGGGTTGTTAGGAAGGTATTTAGCGGGAAGCTAATTTTTTGGTGGGAACAAAGACGCTAATTTGGGACCTTTTAGTGGGAGGTTAAAAAATATTGGTGCGTACACCTAAATTAGGTG contains:
- the LOC125537099 gene encoding uncharacterized protein LOC125537099 isoform X7 — protein: MESITAYKNQRGQPKSGTPEQSDIPVSANDMCSLAEWPSHARRNRALLQDEAGGQKKKGRGVLKGFKASKKRFANGSAKLNITFSEKLGGTVGMNYRSFKDDVVVIMKRKLPLIGVRTWSDIHPTIHRLIVADMIDRWDLEDTPETEEKVLKIAKERYRGWRSTLSSTYKAYKTDAARLANLPEDLQLEEWEWMIEYFGTDSKFQERSQMNADNRKKQKTKHIMESKSYSQVSFEKRNLETGEEPDCIALWELTHTNDGTWTKHLKRLKTNKLKLKVHFQVSRKTIFSRPLAKTLWNGSHRSLVGTDTWPKLQLVLKSSVSRLKSKLVLQQPPRSETLSSASRSMT
- the LOC125537099 gene encoding uncharacterized protein LOC125537099 isoform X3 — protein: MTASTERTTSGARRQGTMMNFTEDAPVKKGSVLLTRMESITAYKNQRGQPKSGTPEQSDIPVSANDMCSLAEWPSHARRNRALLQDEAGGQKKKGRGVLKGFKASKKRFANGSAKLNITFSEKLGGTVGMNYRSFKDDVVVIMKRKLPLIGVRTWSDIHPTIHRLIVADMIDRWDLEDTPETEEKVLKIAKERYRGWRSTLSSTYKAYKTDAARLANLPEDLQLEEWEWMIEYFGTDSKFQERSQMNADNRKKQKTKHIMESKSYSQVSFEKRNLETGEEPDCIALWELTHTNDGTWTKHLKRLKTNKLKLKVHFQVSRKTIFSRPLAKTLWNGSHRSLVGTDTWPKLQLVLKSSVSRLKSKLVLQQPPRSETLSSASRSMT
- the LOC125537099 gene encoding uncharacterized protein LOC125537099 isoform X4, with product MGTHWGTMMNFTEDAPVKKGSVLLTRMESITAYKNQRGQPKSGTPEQSDIPVSANDMCSLAEWPSHARRNRALLQDEAGGQKKKGRGVLKGFKASKKRFANGSAKLNITFSEKLGGTVGMNYRSFKDDVVVIMKRKLPLIGVRTWSDIHPTIHRLIVADMIDRWDLEDTPETEEKVLKIAKERYRGWRSTLSSTYKAYKTDAARLANLPEDLQLEEWEWMIEYFGTDSKFQERSQMNADNRKKQKTKHIMESKSYSQVSFEKRNLETGEEPDCIALWELTHTNDGTWTKHLKRLKTNKLKLKVHFQVSRKTIFSRPLAKTLWNGSHRSLVGTDTWPKLQLVLKSSVSRLKSKLVLQQPPRSETLSSASRSMT
- the LOC125537099 gene encoding uncharacterized protein LOC125537099 isoform X6, which translates into the protein MMNFTEDAPVKKGSVLLTRMESITAYKNQRGQPKSGTPEQSDIPVSANDMCSLAEWPSHARRNRALLQDEAGGQKKKGRGVLKGFKASKKRFANGSAKLNITFSEKLGGTVGMNYRSFKDDVVVIMKRKLPLIGVRTWSDIHPTIHRLIVADMIDRWDLEDTPETEEKVLKIAKERYRGWRSTLSSTYKAYKTDAARLANLPEDLQLEEWEWMIEYFGTDSKFQERSQMNADNRKKQKTKHIMESKSYSQVSFEKRNLETGEEPDCIALWELTHTNDGTWTKHLKRLKTNKLKLKVHFQVSRKTIFSRPLAKTLWNGSHRSLVGTDTWPKLQLVLKSSVSRLKSKLVLQQPPRSETLSSASRSMT
- the LOC125537099 gene encoding uncharacterized protein LOC125537099 isoform X1, producing MVNCSPGFTPSPDQTTASSRAIGSELSSRFICAAGVMTASTERTTSGARRQGTMMNFTEDAPVKKGSVLLTRMESITAYKNQRGQPKSGTPEQSDIPVSANDMCSLAEWPSHARRNRALLQDEAGGQKKKGRGVLKGFKASKKRFANGSAKLNITFSEKLGGTVGMNYRSFKDDVVVIMKRKLPLIGVRTWSDIHPTIHRLIVADMIDRWDLEDTPETEEKVLKIAKERYRGWRSTLSSTYKAYKTDAARLANLPEDLQLEEWEWMIEYFGTDSKFQERSQMNADNRKKQKTKHIMESKSYSQVSFEKRNLETGEEPDCIALWELTHTNDGTWTKHLKRLKTNKLKLKVHFQVSRKTIFSRPLAKTLWNGSHRSLVGTDTWPKLQLVLKSSVSRLKSKLVLQQPPRSETLSSASRSMT
- the LOC125537099 gene encoding uncharacterized protein LOC125537099 isoform X5; protein product: MVNCSPGFTPSPVKKGSVLLTRMESITAYKNQRGQPKSGTPEQSDIPVSANDMCSLAEWPSHARRNRALLQDEAGGQKKKGRGVLKGFKASKKRFANGSAKLNITFSEKLGGTVGMNYRSFKDDVVVIMKRKLPLIGVRTWSDIHPTIHRLIVADMIDRWDLEDTPETEEKVLKIAKERYRGWRSTLSSTYKAYKTDAARLANLPEDLQLEEWEWMIEYFGTDSKFQERSQMNADNRKKQKTKHIMESKSYSQVSFEKRNLETGEEPDCIALWELTHTNDGTWTKHLKRLKTNKLKLKVHFQVSRKTIFSRPLAKTLWNGSHRSLVGTDTWPKLQLVLKSSVSRLKSKLVLQQPPRSETLSSASRSMT
- the LOC125537099 gene encoding uncharacterized protein LOC125537099 isoform X2; its protein translation is MDQTTASSRAIGSELSSRFICAAGVMTASTERTTSGARRQGTMMNFTEDAPVKKGSVLLTRMESITAYKNQRGQPKSGTPEQSDIPVSANDMCSLAEWPSHARRNRALLQDEAGGQKKKGRGVLKGFKASKKRFANGSAKLNITFSEKLGGTVGMNYRSFKDDVVVIMKRKLPLIGVRTWSDIHPTIHRLIVADMIDRWDLEDTPETEEKVLKIAKERYRGWRSTLSSTYKAYKTDAARLANLPEDLQLEEWEWMIEYFGTDSKFQERSQMNADNRKKQKTKHIMESKSYSQVSFEKRNLETGEEPDCIALWELTHTNDGTWTKHLKRLKTNKLKLKVHFQVSRKTIFSRPLAKTLWNGSHRSLVGTDTWPKLQLVLKSSVSRLKSKLVLQQPPRSETLSSASRSMT
- the LOC125537099 gene encoding uncharacterized protein LOC125537099 isoform X8, with protein sequence MVNCSPGFTPSPDQTTASSRAIGSELSSRFICAAGVMTASTERTTSGARRQGTMMNFTEDAPVKKGSVLLTRMESITAYKNQRGQPKSGTPEQSDIPVSANDMCSLAEWPSHARRNRALLQDEAGGQKKKGRGVLKGFKASKKRFANGSAKLNITFSEKLGGTVGMNYRSFKDDVVVIMKRKLPLIGVRTWSDIHPTIHRLIVADMIDRWDLEDTPETEEKVLKIAKERYRGWRSTLSSTYKAYKTDAARLANLPEDLQLEEWEWMIEYFGTDSKFQERSQMNADNRKKQKTKHIMESKSYSQVSFEKRNLETGEEPDCIALWELTHTNDGTWSNIDS